A window of the Parvularcula bermudensis HTCC2503 genome harbors these coding sequences:
- a CDS encoding glycosyltransferase family 4 protein has product MGTTFLAAVTDAFGAYGGIAQYNRDFLTAAATHPAIDRVEIFPRLAPEPPVTIPQGLTVHRPSHNKLIYGLRTAVAAAIGRPGLVYNGHIYHGPLSAKLEQLSGGRMISQLHGTEVWQPLAPPVLSALDRSALVLCVSEDTRRRYRAQSQRRDDNTHIVPNTVGPHFSPAPREGAREKFGLGDRTTLLTVARLDPREEGYKGHGRVLRALPGLLDADPSTLYLIAGVGPDRARLETLVSEMGLTPHVRFLGKVPFGDLADLYRAADLFVMPSTGEGFGIVFLEAMAAGTPALGLAVGGAPDALDGLGEAVSEDAFAGHLPKAVATARGMSTDARKDLAKRTQERFGFAAFSARVHEALDRVL; this is encoded by the coding sequence ATGGGCACGACTTTCCTTGCCGCAGTGACAGATGCCTTCGGTGCCTATGGCGGGATCGCCCAGTATAATCGTGACTTTCTGACGGCAGCCGCGACCCATCCGGCGATTGACCGGGTTGAGATCTTTCCCCGTCTGGCCCCCGAGCCCCCAGTGACAATCCCCCAAGGCCTGACCGTCCATCGGCCCTCTCACAATAAGCTGATCTACGGCCTCAGAACCGCTGTCGCAGCGGCCATCGGACGTCCGGGCCTCGTTTATAATGGGCACATCTATCACGGCCCGCTGTCTGCCAAGCTGGAGCAACTGAGCGGTGGACGGATGATCAGCCAGCTCCATGGAACGGAGGTCTGGCAGCCCCTCGCCCCCCCCGTGCTGTCGGCGCTGGATCGCTCGGCCCTTGTCCTCTGCGTGAGTGAGGACACCAGACGGCGATACCGGGCGCAATCCCAACGTCGCGATGACAATACCCACATCGTGCCCAATACGGTGGGACCGCATTTTTCCCCCGCCCCCCGCGAGGGAGCCCGCGAGAAGTTCGGTCTCGGCGATCGGACGACCTTGTTGACGGTCGCGCGGCTCGATCCGAGGGAAGAAGGCTATAAAGGGCATGGCCGGGTCTTACGCGCCCTGCCGGGGCTCTTGGACGCCGACCCCTCCACCCTCTATCTGATCGCCGGGGTTGGCCCCGACCGGGCCCGCCTTGAAACCCTGGTGAGCGAGATGGGGCTGACCCCTCACGTTCGGTTCCTCGGCAAGGTGCCCTTCGGCGATCTTGCCGATCTTTACAGAGCGGCGGATCTTTTCGTCATGCCCTCCACCGGTGAGGGCTTTGGTATTGTTTTCCTCGAGGCGATGGCCGCCGGCACCCCTGCCCTCGGCCTTGCGGTGGGCGGCGCCCCTGACGCGCTTGACGGGCTGGGCGAGGCGGTGAGCGAAGACGCCTTCGCCGGCCATCTCCCCAAGGCCGTGGCGACGGCACGGGGGATGTCGACGGACGCCCGAAAGGATCTCGCCAAGCGAACGCAGGAGCGGTTCGGCTTTGCGGCTTTTTCGGCCCGCGTGCATGAGGCGCTCGACCGCGTTCTTTGA
- a CDS encoding metallophosphoesterase, with the protein MGFFKKRHRSARPPISGAPGKRLYAIGDVHGCAEEFDTLLAMILEDHEARPEKPVFVVSLGDLIDRGPDSRRVIETFMRFSLPLGKKLLIAGNHEEMLLRGLKDDPTVLPDWLRHGGYAFCESYGLDGFDLIGLEPPKIAQLISDAMPPDHIGFLSSGVERVRFGDYLLVHAGINPERSLEEQTGRDLRWIREPFLSSTDYFGAVVVHGHTITDEVVDKPNRIGLDTGAYRTGRLTAVRLEEDEREFLSTN; encoded by the coding sequence ATGGGTTTCTTCAAAAAGCGCCACCGGTCCGCCCGCCCTCCGATTTCGGGAGCGCCGGGGAAGCGGCTTTATGCCATCGGGGATGTCCATGGCTGCGCTGAGGAATTCGATACCCTTCTCGCCATGATCCTCGAAGATCACGAAGCCAGACCGGAAAAACCCGTCTTTGTCGTATCGCTTGGGGATCTGATCGACCGTGGACCGGATAGCCGCCGGGTGATCGAAACCTTCATGCGTTTCAGTCTGCCCCTGGGAAAGAAGCTGCTGATCGCCGGCAATCATGAGGAAATGTTGCTGCGAGGCCTGAAGGACGATCCCACGGTGCTGCCCGACTGGCTGCGCCATGGCGGCTATGCCTTCTGCGAAAGTTATGGCCTTGATGGATTTGATTTAATCGGCCTCGAGCCCCCGAAGATTGCCCAGCTCATCAGCGACGCGATGCCCCCAGACCATATCGGGTTTTTGAGCTCTGGCGTCGAACGGGTCCGCTTCGGCGACTATCTTCTTGTCCATGCCGGCATCAACCCGGAGCGCTCATTAGAAGAGCAGACCGGCCGCGATCTACGGTGGATACGCGAACCCTTCTTGTCGTCTACGGATTATTTCGGCGCTGTGGTCGTCCATGGCCATACGATTACCGACGAAGTTGTGGACAAACCCAACCGTATCGGACTCGATACCGGCGCCTATCGCACCGGACGCCTGACCGCAGTGCGGCTTGAAGAAGATGAGCGCGAATTTCTCAGCACCAATTGA
- a CDS encoding O-antigen ligase family protein: MASLVTRIRRQALHEAIPFALPLGLCVAFLITGASGNALVNLALQLLAVALLLVCVWSRRLRPLPEVSRYFSVLAVLFVGLVALQLLPLPASIRRGLPGGQEVANAFQLIGAEMGLTPISLTPTESFAAITMLLIPLGLLVFSSKLAWSALTKRLVPVLAGVGLLSFALGIAQVGAPGSGFYFYENTNVGLPVGFFANANHQACFLAMVIPFCFVGARRAQGNVPLRRRVEALAGVYVVAALVLCFGIVFTGSFAGFGLMAIAVTAGVLIFQPDLLRRRLFLIAAPVAAGITLTVLMVTSDDLLSLIGGGEDGRSLNRGDIWATTFRMIGDYWLTGSGLGSFPDIYRLYEDPEVLTNTYVNHAHNDYLEFWVETGVAGLLLLGLALAALVNLTLFAWQRPIIQPGTAMKRAAVVALWLPVLHSLVDYPLRTPAIALFASLCIAVIVANPAKTTRSAVRRPQSETPAADAMSQTVEI, encoded by the coding sequence ATGGCCAGTTTGGTCACACGTATCAGGCGGCAAGCGCTGCATGAGGCGATCCCGTTCGCTCTGCCCTTGGGGCTGTGTGTGGCCTTCCTGATCACCGGGGCCTCGGGAAATGCCCTGGTCAATCTCGCCCTGCAACTTCTCGCCGTCGCGCTTCTGTTGGTCTGCGTCTGGTCACGTCGCTTACGGCCCTTGCCTGAGGTCAGCCGGTATTTCTCTGTCCTGGCGGTCCTTTTCGTAGGTCTTGTCGCGCTCCAATTACTGCCCTTGCCCGCGTCGATCAGGCGGGGTTTGCCGGGCGGACAGGAGGTGGCGAACGCGTTTCAATTGATCGGGGCGGAGATGGGCCTGACACCGATCAGTTTGACCCCAACGGAGAGCTTTGCGGCCATTACGATGCTGCTGATCCCGCTGGGGCTCTTGGTGTTCTCCAGCAAATTGGCCTGGTCTGCCCTGACGAAGCGGCTCGTCCCCGTGCTGGCCGGGGTGGGGCTCCTCTCCTTTGCACTGGGAATCGCCCAAGTGGGTGCGCCGGGAAGCGGCTTCTATTTCTACGAGAATACAAATGTGGGATTGCCTGTCGGCTTTTTCGCCAATGCCAACCATCAGGCGTGCTTCCTCGCAATGGTCATCCCCTTTTGCTTTGTGGGGGCACGGAGAGCGCAAGGGAATGTCCCTCTCCGCCGACGGGTCGAGGCCCTTGCCGGGGTCTATGTGGTGGCGGCGCTCGTCCTATGCTTTGGGATCGTCTTCACAGGGTCCTTTGCCGGATTTGGGTTGATGGCCATTGCCGTGACCGCGGGGGTTCTCATCTTTCAACCTGACTTGCTGCGTCGCCGACTATTTCTCATCGCGGCCCCTGTGGCGGCCGGGATAACTCTCACGGTGTTGATGGTCACATCGGACGATCTTCTCTCATTGATCGGAGGGGGGGAGGATGGCCGGTCTCTCAATCGGGGAGATATTTGGGCGACGACTTTTCGTATGATTGGGGACTATTGGTTGACCGGTTCGGGGCTGGGCAGTTTTCCGGACATTTATCGTCTCTACGAGGATCCTGAGGTTCTCACCAATACTTACGTCAATCATGCCCATAATGATTATCTCGAATTCTGGGTGGAGACAGGGGTGGCGGGTCTTCTTCTCCTGGGGCTGGCTTTGGCAGCTCTTGTCAATCTGACCCTGTTTGCCTGGCAACGGCCGATCATTCAGCCGGGTACGGCGATGAAACGGGCGGCGGTCGTCGCTCTTTGGTTGCCCGTGCTGCACAGTCTTGTCGATTATCCCCTCCGCACCCCGGCCATCGCCCTCTTTGCGTCACTGTGTATCGCCGTTATTGTTGCCAACCCTGCCAAGACTACACGGTCGGCCGTTCGTCGACCGCAGAGCGAGACGCCCGCGGCGGACGCGATGAGCCAGACCGTAGAGATCTAG
- a CDS encoding GumC family protein, translating into MTGQPPTPPRRDNLTYFPAPQENALVESEEVFDQTESSIANNFWQMVRIVLSFKWLILAITLLGSGISAVMVLNATPLYRTEATIEVQKQETQIIEGSNVDPVTIADAEFMATQFELLKSRSLAERVVETLGLLNDPRYADQSLDREARLNAATSKVRRNLAVAPSGRSRVMRVIYTSPDPREAARIANAVTDNFIQQSLDRKYATTAYARRFLRERIAATKVALEESERELVEYARAQNILQLESGERRNVNLDSDSIVALNTALNEAEAARIEAEQRYLEAQSNPQALSFSESEDLSRIRELRSELVSEYESRRGAFGADFPSMRQLQSRIENIDEQIARERQGILAALQGEYRALVGKEAALRTRIEELKSDVQDLRDRQINYQILQREVDTNRAQYEALLQRLKEVGVIAGVGSSQLSIVDQAEPPKYPFEPNIKRRLAVGMFFSLGFGVGLAFVLNYIDDTIKSPEDVKNKLGTVTIGVIPKQKDGERSIVASLSDPRSPICEAFFSARTALEFSSSSGMPSTLLFTSTRPAEGKSSCTISMATVLARTGRRVLIIDADMRKPSFETGTTESIGLSGLLTQNRALIDEVVPSENPGLSLLPSGTVPPNPAELLSSGRFPEILREAQQHFDIVLVDSPPVLSFADAPILAASCDATLVVVEAGGVRRPSIQHTINRLLESKANLIGVVLTKFDADQGGQQYGYYQYAYGKAAEEYSEQQLSARARDRRRIKVFASADDHDGAPRQDRAS; encoded by the coding sequence ATGACCGGACAGCCGCCGACACCTCCCCGCCGTGATAACCTCACCTATTTTCCCGCGCCGCAGGAAAATGCCCTGGTGGAGAGCGAGGAGGTTTTTGACCAAACCGAGTCCAGCATCGCCAACAATTTTTGGCAGATGGTGCGGATCGTCCTGTCCTTCAAATGGCTGATCCTCGCGATCACCCTCCTTGGCAGCGGTATCTCTGCAGTGATGGTGCTGAATGCCACCCCTCTTTACAGGACCGAAGCCACGATTGAGGTCCAAAAGCAGGAGACCCAAATTATTGAGGGGTCGAATGTCGACCCGGTCACGATCGCCGATGCGGAATTCATGGCGACACAGTTCGAGCTCCTGAAATCACGGAGTTTGGCTGAGCGCGTCGTTGAAACCCTGGGGCTGCTCAACGACCCCCGCTACGCCGATCAGTCCCTCGACCGGGAAGCTCGGCTCAATGCCGCCACTTCGAAAGTGCGGCGCAATCTTGCCGTGGCGCCTTCCGGTCGGAGCCGGGTCATGCGGGTCATTTATACGAGCCCAGATCCGCGAGAAGCCGCCCGCATCGCCAACGCCGTGACCGATAATTTTATTCAGCAGAGCCTCGATCGGAAATACGCCACCACCGCCTATGCGCGTCGCTTCCTGCGGGAGAGAATCGCGGCGACCAAGGTCGCTCTCGAAGAGTCGGAACGCGAATTGGTGGAATATGCGCGGGCCCAGAATATCCTCCAGCTCGAATCCGGCGAGCGACGGAACGTCAATCTCGACTCCGACTCGATTGTTGCTCTCAACACCGCGCTGAACGAAGCCGAGGCGGCCAGGATCGAAGCTGAACAGCGCTATCTTGAGGCGCAAAGCAATCCCCAGGCGCTGTCCTTCTCGGAGAGTGAGGATCTCAGTCGGATTCGAGAGCTACGCTCCGAACTCGTGAGTGAATATGAGTCTCGACGGGGGGCCTTTGGGGCTGATTTCCCGTCAATGCGCCAATTGCAAAGCCGCATCGAGAATATCGATGAGCAGATTGCCCGGGAGCGGCAGGGGATCTTGGCCGCGCTGCAGGGCGAATATCGAGCACTGGTCGGCAAGGAAGCGGCTCTCCGCACTCGGATCGAAGAGTTGAAGTCGGATGTTCAGGATCTCCGCGATCGGCAAATCAACTATCAGATCCTCCAGCGGGAGGTTGATACCAACCGCGCGCAATATGAGGCGCTGCTTCAACGTCTGAAAGAAGTGGGCGTGATCGCTGGGGTCGGGTCGAGCCAGTTGTCGATCGTCGATCAAGCTGAGCCGCCGAAATATCCCTTCGAACCCAATATCAAACGCCGCTTGGCCGTGGGGATGTTCTTTAGCTTGGGCTTCGGCGTGGGGCTGGCCTTTGTCCTTAATTATATCGACGACACCATCAAATCCCCGGAGGATGTCAAGAACAAGCTCGGGACCGTGACCATCGGGGTCATCCCCAAGCAGAAGGATGGCGAGCGATCCATCGTCGCGTCCCTGTCGGACCCGCGGTCGCCGATATGCGAGGCTTTCTTTTCGGCGCGGACAGCGCTCGAATTTTCGTCGTCGTCGGGAATGCCCTCGACCCTTTTGTTCACAAGTACCCGTCCCGCAGAAGGGAAATCGAGTTGTACGATTTCCATGGCGACCGTTCTGGCTCGCACCGGTCGTCGGGTGCTGATCATCGATGCCGATATGCGGAAGCCTTCCTTCGAAACCGGGACGACGGAGTCGATCGGCCTTTCCGGTCTGTTGACGCAAAACCGAGCGCTGATCGACGAGGTCGTGCCCTCCGAAAATCCCGGATTGTCGCTGTTGCCCTCGGGAACCGTCCCCCCCAACCCTGCAGAATTGCTGTCTTCCGGTCGCTTCCCGGAAATTTTGCGAGAAGCTCAACAGCATTTCGATATCGTGTTGGTCGACTCACCTCCGGTGCTTAGCTTTGCCGATGCGCCAATCCTTGCCGCTTCGTGCGATGCCACTCTCGTCGTGGTCGAAGCCGGCGGCGTACGCCGTCCGTCGATCCAGCATACGATCAACAGGCTGCTCGAAAGTAAGGCAAATTTGATTGGGGTTGTGCTGACGAAATTCGATGCCGATCAAGGCGGACAGCAATATGGCTATTATCAATATGCCTATGGCAAGGCCGCCGAGGAATATTCCGAGCAACAGCTCAGCGCCCGGGCCCGCGATCGCCGCCGTATCAAGGTCTTTGCCAGTGCGGATGATCACGATGGGGCGCCACGACAGGATCGCGCTTCGTGA
- a CDS encoding polysaccharide biosynthesis/export family protein, whose amino-acid sequence MLSPLGWFEAEWERSVLIECHFRPFAGAKRAIAMNRAAPYPNGHRNGCYMKYVPSLFDRATLLPLLSLAVILILQGCASSAADYDSEFTAGTAPTRLESLDTSYFELAPADRLDITVFGVRDLSGEYQVNFDGTIKFPLIGTIDASEKTSSELASTIEDALRGRYLTDPQVSVTMIESLGRRITVDGSVERPGIYPIIGRTTLLQAVALAGGPSDGANPKKVLIFREIDGRRAGAAFNLNEIRSGEAEDPRVYGSDVIVMDGSEARARYGDLVRAAPILGLFRFF is encoded by the coding sequence ATGCTCTCCCCTCTAGGCTGGTTCGAGGCTGAATGGGAACGTAGCGTCTTGATCGAGTGTCATTTCCGCCCCTTCGCAGGCGCAAAGCGGGCCATTGCAATGAACCGGGCAGCGCCCTATCCCAACGGGCACAGAAATGGTTGTTACATGAAATACGTGCCTTCGCTGTTTGACCGGGCGACACTCCTCCCCCTTCTTTCCCTTGCGGTGATCCTCATCTTGCAGGGCTGCGCCTCGAGCGCGGCAGACTATGACAGTGAGTTCACGGCCGGGACGGCGCCCACCAGGCTTGAGAGCCTCGACACCTCGTATTTCGAGTTGGCCCCCGCCGACCGCTTGGACATTACGGTTTTCGGGGTTCGTGACCTTTCCGGCGAGTATCAGGTTAATTTTGACGGCACGATTAAATTCCCGCTGATCGGCACGATCGATGCCAGTGAGAAGACCTCCTCCGAGCTGGCATCGACGATCGAGGATGCGCTGCGGGGGCGCTATCTGACCGATCCCCAGGTCAGCGTGACGATGATCGAGAGTTTGGGGCGGCGGATAACGGTGGACGGCTCGGTCGAACGGCCCGGCATTTATCCGATCATCGGGCGTACAACCTTGCTTCAAGCCGTGGCCCTGGCCGGCGGCCCCTCCGATGGGGCCAACCCTAAAAAAGTGCTGATCTTCAGGGAGATCGACGGCCGACGGGCGGGGGCGGCCTTCAATCTCAATGAGATACGGAGTGGTGAGGCCGAAGACCCAAGGGTCTATGGCAGCGACGTTATTGTGATGGACGGATCGGAGGCACGCGCCCGCTATGGCGACCTTGTGCGCGCCGCCCCCATTCTTGGTCTGTTCCGTTTCTTCTAA
- a CDS encoding glycosyltransferase family 4 protein, which yields MAVNRFFWPDHSATSQLLTDLAERLATSSAPLSAPLSAETVTIVTSRMLYDDPQRRLAAQENHRGIRIIRVWSSRFGRDFAPARAIDYLTFYLSATLALMREVTRGDLLLAKTDPPLISVAAAFVAAVKGAKLVNWCQDLFPEVAGMLDHNWANGPLGRGLRMLRNWSLRRATVNVALSDKMAERLQAEGVPSEKIEVVPNWCDEAIRPVSREENSLIAGWDLTERRVIGYSGNLGRAHIAEAVADLVRRTADLERLTWLFIGGGKGLETVKAATADLPEGTVHYRPYQPLDRLSESLSVPDLHLVSLAPGCEGLIMPSKVYGVIAVGRPILFLGSPDGAVAELIDRYGNGAVLDLAAPEEWRQKVETWLLSPPTPLPLGTPDPALGRAGLDSWIALLHDIHMGASRRASKV from the coding sequence GTGGCCGTCAATCGTTTTTTCTGGCCGGACCATTCAGCGACCAGCCAGTTGCTGACGGACCTGGCTGAGCGACTGGCCACATCATCGGCCCCATTATCGGCCCCATTATCGGCGGAGACGGTGACGATTGTCACCAGCCGGATGCTATACGATGACCCCCAAAGGCGCCTCGCGGCGCAGGAGAACCATCGCGGCATTCGGATTATCCGGGTCTGGAGCAGCCGGTTCGGCCGTGACTTCGCCCCGGCGCGGGCCATCGACTATCTGACGTTTTATCTGTCGGCGACCCTCGCCCTGATGCGTGAAGTTACCCGCGGCGATCTTCTTCTGGCGAAGACCGATCCCCCGCTGATCTCGGTGGCGGCGGCCTTTGTCGCTGCGGTCAAAGGGGCGAAATTGGTCAATTGGTGCCAGGATCTCTTCCCCGAGGTTGCGGGCATGCTCGACCATAATTGGGCGAATGGTCCCCTTGGCCGGGGGCTGCGGATGCTGCGCAATTGGTCGTTGCGCCGGGCGACGGTGAATGTCGCCCTCAGCGATAAAATGGCCGAGCGTCTTCAGGCAGAGGGTGTGCCTTCTGAAAAAATCGAGGTCGTGCCGAATTGGTGCGACGAGGCCATCAGGCCCGTCTCCCGCGAGGAGAATTCGCTGATTGCCGGATGGGATCTCACGGAGCGGCGGGTCATCGGCTATTCGGGCAATCTCGGGCGTGCCCATATTGCCGAGGCGGTGGCCGATCTGGTCCGGCGCACCGCCGATCTGGAGCGCCTGACCTGGCTCTTCATCGGCGGCGGCAAGGGATTGGAGACGGTTAAGGCCGCCACAGCCGATCTGCCAGAAGGCACGGTACATTATCGCCCCTACCAACCCCTCGATCGCCTCAGCGAAAGCCTGTCTGTCCCTGATCTCCACCTCGTCAGTTTGGCGCCGGGATGCGAGGGACTGATCATGCCCTCTAAGGTCTATGGCGTGATCGCCGTTGGACGCCCGATCCTTTTTCTTGGCAGTCCGGACGGGGCCGTTGCGGAACTCATCGACCGCTATGGGAACGGCGCCGTCCTCGACCTCGCGGCCCCCGAGGAGTGGCGGCAGAAAGTCGAGACATGGCTCCTCTCACCACCGACCCCCTTGCCGCTGGGGACCCCCGATCCGGCCCTTGGTCGTGCTGGTCTCGATAGCTGGATCGCGCTGCTTCACGACATTCACATGGGAGCGTCACGGAGAGCGTCCAAAGTTTAA